The nucleotide window TTTGCATTTTCCACAAAAATATCAATTGATGATGGAACGGCTATCTTTCCAGAAAAATCCGGTAAAGGATAAGTAATAATATCAGGTCTCAGGTCATAATTTGTGCCTATTCTAAAACCGCCAATTCTAAGATAGTAATTCCATATTGAATTCTGAAGATATATATCTCCAAAATCTATTTCCCTTATATTTGACACGTCATCTATACGAAGCAAAGAATCCAGACGTATAAGCTTATTTTCTTCTTGATTATAGTAATGAACAAAATCTGTATAAAAGGTTTTATTTGAAAAAAAGTAATTAAAATTGAGCTCTGTTCTTAGCTCATTGTAAGTGGAATAGTTAGAATACAAAGAATCATATTCTATAAACCATCCGTTACTTTCCACAGGAGTTATTTTTTTTCTTTTAATTTCTACTTTTTTCTGGGAAAAGTATTCAGGAGGAACTTTTATGTTAGCTGTAAGAAGATTATAGTTTATATTTACTTCTACATCTTTTATACAACTTATACACACATAAGGTTGTTTTTTTATAATTTTAATAACATCTGAAGGTATTTTTGTAAGGCCAATCCGTTTAAGTTCTGACTGTTTTACATATAGACTTTTTTTTTAATATATACGATAGAATCACCTAAATACATGTTATTTATATATAACCCTAATATGTAGAGTTGCAGGCCTTTTTCTGCTGAAATTACAGCTGACTGGATAAAGATAAACAGACTAAAGATTAATAGAAATCTCTTTGCCATCTTCAAGTGTTATTTTTATTTTGTCCGGTATCTCTTCAAATTGTGCTACAGTATATTTGCCGTTTTTATTAACGAACTTTTTGATAGTAAACTTAACCTCTTTTTGTGGAAGAATGTAAAATGCATAGTCTTTGCTATATATTTCTTTGTCTCCTTTAAAACATTGAACATTAATTATCCGTGTGAATCCGTTACCTCTATTTTTTATATCAAGAACTATCTTGTCCTTACCTTTATATACCGGAGATACGTCTAAATCATAAGAAATATTCACTCCTGGAGGATTAATGAATACAGGAACACTTACATGTAAAACAATCTGAATAGCCGTTTTGATTTTTTTGGGATTTTTTTCCGGTTTTATTTCCTGTGGAATTTGTTTCACTATTAGACGATATGCTTTTTGAACTTTACCATCAAACGACCCTAAATAAGCAAGCTTAACAAGCTGTTTTTGTCTCGGCTCAAGTTTTATATACGGAGGAACTACAACTAAATCCTCTGTATCTTTTAGAATAAATTTTCCATTTCCATCCTGATCCCATTTTTTAACTTCTGTTTCTACGGTTATTGTTTTTTTGTCTGTTAAATTTTCTATTTTAAATACAGCTGTATTTTTTTCAGCAGACATATAAATTCTTATTGGCTGTATAGAAAAATCAAGGGCAAAAGTCCTGTTTATAAGAAAGAAAAAAAGGGGAAGGAGGATGAGAAAAAATTTTTTTATATTTTTCATTAATTAATCACCCTCCTATCCTTTTCAGTATGTTATTGTTAGAGTGACTGTATCAGTGTAAGTTCCTATACTTACATTTTGACCTGATGATATATTTGTAAACCTTAAAGCTGCTACCGGAGGTTCTTTTGTTTCGGCTGTTGCACTTAAAGGAGTAGTAAATACATCAGGACTATATGCAGATGAAGATGAATATTGAATTAAAACTCCCAGTGAGTATGCTATTTTTTCATCAGGATCGTCAGCCTTTACCAGATATCTACCATTTGCGCTGGTTGCTGATATTGTAAAATTTGTTCCTTTTACGCACTTAAAAGAAAATGCTGCACTTTTTGATGTCACCGGAGGTTTGTAAGGATTATACTCTAATGTTACATCAGACAAAGAAAGTATTTCACAATAAGGTTGAACTGTTGCTGTCACTGTGTAATTATCTGTTGCAGTTCCCTCTGCAACAGCTACGCTCCACGCAACCCCTACCCCTAAAATTGAGGCTACAATTTTTCTTTTCATTGTTCTCACCTCTTTTTATCTAAAAGGGGCAGATATACCCTACCCCTTTTATCTTTTAGTAGCTTATATCTACTGTTACAGTTCCTTGATATGTATCAACTGATACATCCTGTCCTGCTGGTATTGTAATGGTCATAGCAAAACTTTCTTCTCCCGCCATACCATTGTTATCTGTTCCGGAATTAGATGTTGGGGTAACAGAAATGTTTAAAGAATCCCCTGTGTTTTGACCCTGAAGAGCTGATGGTGCAGTTACAGTAATGTTATAAGAAGTTCCTTTTACACAGTTAAATCCTGTTGTAGCTGAAGCAGTTACAGCTTCATCAGCATAAGGGTTGTAATTAACAGAAATATCTTGTGCCCCATTTGTTATTTCACAGTAAGGAGAAACTGTTGCTGTAATTGTGAAATCGTCAGAAACTGTTCCATTTCCTGCTGCCATAGCAGCAAATGGGATTACTGCAGCTGTGAGACCTGCAATTACTAATTTTTTCATGGTTTTTACCTCCCTTTGTTATTATTAACTCCCCCGGGGGAATATTTAGCATTATTAAGAGTTAATAATTAATTATTATTTTTTTCTTTCATCTAAAATTTAAGTTTCCAATGCATATCATGTCAATTATTTTCCAAATTTGATGATTTATGCTTAACCCAGTAATGAACGGTTTGAACCTTTATATTTAATATGTTTGCAATTTCCGTTAAAGTTTTACCCTCTTTATATAATTTAATTGCTTCTTTTTTTAGGCTAGCTGGATATCTTTTTTTATTTCTTTCTACTAAAAATCTTGAATAGCATTCCTTACATAGATAAGTTTGCCTACCGTTTACTTTGCCGTTTTTTACGCAATTTGTGGAATTACAATTAGGGCACTTTATTGTGTTATTTTTAGCCATTAGATAGAAGTCCACCCCCCATTTAATAACGCTATGGTTATTATTAATTTACATCTAAAAAATTATTAATGATAGCTATTATCAAAATTTGATGATACTATTTGCCTGATATCGAGTATAAAAGCTATAATACTTGAGATTAAAAACTCTTTACGGGGATAGCTATTGAAAATCAGAATTGGAACGAGAAAAAGTAAGCTTGCCTTGTGGCAGGCAAATTATGTTGCTTCTCAGCTAAAAAAACATTTTCCAGATATAGAGGTAGAACTGATAAAAATAACCACCAAAGGAGATAAAATACTTGATGTTCCTCTGGCAAAAGTAGGAGGTAAAGGTCTTTTTGTCAAAGAAATAGAAGAAGCAATGCTCAGAAATGAGATAGATATTGCTGTTCACTCCCTAAAAGATGTTCCTACATATTTTCCAGAAGGACTCGGTCTTGTTGCAATAACCGAAAGAGAAGACCCAAGGGATGCATTTTTATCTGTAAAGTATAGTTCTCTTGATGAAATGCCTTCTGGTGCTGTTTTAGGAACAAGCTCCCTTAGAAGAAAAGCCCAGATTTTAGAAAAAAGAAAAGATCTTGTTATAAAAGACCTCCGTGGAAATGTTGATACCCGTATAAGAAAACTTGAAGAAGGTCAGTATGACGGAATAATCCTTGCTTATGCAGGATTAAAAAGGCTTGGACTTGAAAACAAAGTTAAACAGATTTTTGAGCCTGATTATATGATACCTGCTGTTGCACAGGGGTTTTTAGGTATAGAAGCAAGGCTTGATGATGAAAAAACAAAGCAAATTGTTTCTGTTTTAAACCATAAAGAAAGTCAGTTAAGGGCAGAGGCTGAAAGGGCATTTTTAAAGACCCTTGAGGGCGGTTGTCAGGTTCCCCTCGCCGCTTATAGCGAAATAAAAAATGGAAAACTGAAAATAACCGGTTTTGTGTCTGACCTTGAGGGAAACAAAATTTTCAAAGACAGTCTTGAAGGAGACCCTGAAAACGCTGAGAATATAGGTAAAACCCTTGCAGAAAAACTCCTTAACGCCGGAGCAAAAGAGGTTTTAGAGGAAATTTACAGAGGTAATTGCTGAGGGTGAACGGAAATAAAATTTTTTATGCTCTAATACTTGCCGGGATTATTTCTTTATTTCCTAATATAAATCTTTATGAATTTAGAGGAGAGGAGTCTCTCCGGGTTATTGTCGCCTATGAAATGCAGGATAGCGGTGATTATCTGCAACCCCATTTTCTTGGAGACCTTTATTTTAATAAACCTCCTTTATTTAACTGGCTGATAGTGGCTTCTTCAAAATTTATTCCCTGGTCTGAGCTTACAGCACGGATAGTAACTATTTTTTCTCTATTCTTAACTGTTTTGCTGATTTATTTTTTCTCCCAAAAACTATTCCAAAACAAAAAGCTTTCCTTACTGGCAGGATTAATATATATAACGTTTATTGATATTCTATTCTGGTATGGTTATCTGGCAGAAATTGATGTAACTCTTGCTTTTTTTGTTTTTCTAATGTTTATACTCCAGTATGTTGGCTATTTTGAACGAAAGGCATATTTAATCTTACTTTCCGGTTTAGTAGCTGGCCTTGCCTTTTTGTTAAAAGGATTTCCTGCTTATGTATTCTGGGGACTGACTTTTATTACCTTTATCATTTATAAAAAAAATTGGAAGGATTTAATAAATCTGTATCTCTGGACTTCCGGCATTATTGCACTATTAGTTCCTGCCTTGTGGATATTAAACACAGATAATCCAAATCTTTATCTTCAAAAATTACTTATTGAAAGTCTTATCAGAACAAAAGGCAGTTCAAATATCCTGAAACTATTTGGGCATTTTTTAACTTATCCGCTCCTTAACTTTAAACAGCTTTTGCCGGCAAGTTTTATTGTTCTTTTGATACTTGTAACTGCTTATAGAAGGAAAATAAAAGTAGTCATCCCATCAGAAATAAAAATACTTTTACTTACAGCTTTTATAAATTACATTCCATACTTTCTGGCTGTTCATAGCAGAGGCAGATATGTTATTCCCCTTTTTCCTGTTATAGCAATAATTTTTGCTTACTTGATTGTGAATACAGGAAAGGAAAAATGGGTAAAAATTACTGTCTGGACAGCCTCTATTCTGATTGCCCTTAGATTTTTACTTGGTTTCGTAGGATTTCCTATTCTTATGGAAAAGAAGGCCTCCCGTAAAAGAGCTGCATATGATATAGCTGAAACAATAGACTTATCTAAAAAAATCGCCTGTGATTGTAAAAGGGAAAAATCTGTATGCGTTTATCTGGATTTTATGAAAGGAAAAGCCCTTAAAACCTCCAGATATATTCCTGATTGGGATTATGTGATAGATTGTTCTAAACAAAATCGTGGAAAACTAATTAAAAGTTATGACCTTCACGGAAGAATATTAAAACTCTACCAAAGGGAAAAATGATATACCGTGTTATAGCTGTTCATTTAACAATTGTTGTTCTTAAGATTTTTTACACCATTTTAAATATAACTGACCTTGCTACAGAAGAGGCACAATACTGGGTATGGTCTAAAAATCTGGATTTATGTTATTACTCAAAGCCTCCTTTAATTGCCTATATGAATTTTATCTCAACCTCAATTTTAGGAGACACAGAACTTGGTGTCAGGATAAACGCCATTTTAATTGGGTTTTTAATTGGAATTATTGTTTATCTCTTTACAAAGGAATTATTCAAAGATGAAAATCTGGCATTTTTCTCATCTGTTTTTATAGTTGCTGTTCCTGTTTACCAGATAGGTAGCTAC belongs to Persephonella sp. and includes:
- a CDS encoding fimbria/pilus periplasmic chaperone: MKNIKKFFLILLPLFFFLINRTFALDFSIQPIRIYMSAEKNTAVFKIENLTDKKTITVETEVKKWDQDGNGKFILKDTEDLVVVPPYIKLEPRQKQLVKLAYLGSFDGKVQKAYRLIVKQIPQEIKPEKNPKKIKTAIQIVLHVSVPVFINPPGVNISYDLDVSPVYKGKDKIVLDIKNRGNGFTRIINVQCFKGDKEIYSKDYAFYILPQKEVKFTIKKFVNKNGKYTVAQFEEIPDKIKITLEDGKEISINL
- a CDS encoding spore coat protein U domain-containing protein, producing MKRKIVASILGVGVAWSVAVAEGTATDNYTVTATVQPYCEILSLSDVTLEYNPYKPPVTSKSAAFSFKCVKGTNFTISATSANGRYLVKADDPDEKIAYSLGVLIQYSSSSAYSPDVFTTPLSATAETKEPPVAALRFTNISSGQNVSIGTYTDTVTLTITY
- a CDS encoding helix-turn-helix domain-containing protein, yielding MAKNNTIKCPNCNSTNCVKNGKVNGRQTYLCKECYSRFLVERNKKRYPASLKKEAIKLYKEGKTLTEIANILNIKVQTVHYWVKHKSSNLENN
- the hemC gene encoding hydroxymethylbilane synthase: MKIRIGTRKSKLALWQANYVASQLKKHFPDIEVELIKITTKGDKILDVPLAKVGGKGLFVKEIEEAMLRNEIDIAVHSLKDVPTYFPEGLGLVAITEREDPRDAFLSVKYSSLDEMPSGAVLGTSSLRRKAQILEKRKDLVIKDLRGNVDTRIRKLEEGQYDGIILAYAGLKRLGLENKVKQIFEPDYMIPAVAQGFLGIEARLDDEKTKQIVSVLNHKESQLRAEAERAFLKTLEGGCQVPLAAYSEIKNGKLKITGFVSDLEGNKIFKDSLEGDPENAENIGKTLAEKLLNAGAKEVLEEIYRGNC
- a CDS encoding glycosyltransferase family 39 protein, coding for MNGNKIFYALILAGIISLFPNINLYEFRGEESLRVIVAYEMQDSGDYLQPHFLGDLYFNKPPLFNWLIVASSKFIPWSELTARIVTIFSLFLTVLLIYFFSQKLFQNKKLSLLAGLIYITFIDILFWYGYLAEIDVTLAFFVFLMFILQYVGYFERKAYLILLSGLVAGLAFLLKGFPAYVFWGLTFITFIIYKKNWKDLINLYLWTSGIIALLVPALWILNTDNPNLYLQKLLIESLIRTKGSSNILKLFGHFLTYPLLNFKQLLPASFIVLLILVTAYRRKIKVVIPSEIKILLLTAFINYIPYFLAVHSRGRYVIPLFPVIAIIFAYLIVNTGKEKWVKITVWTASILIALRFLLGFVGFPILMEKKASRKRAAYDIAETIDLSKKIACDCKREKSVCVYLDFMKGKALKTSRYIPDWDYVIDCSKQNRGKLIKSYDLHGRILKLYQREK